From a single Vanessa atalanta chromosome 26, ilVanAtal1.2, whole genome shotgun sequence genomic region:
- the LOC125073891 gene encoding uncharacterized protein LOC125073891, whose translation MFPSKNMDYVEDIQNLLLKPRMMDGDSIFNYGQSPFQSGMVNRSSSSADSTSPETYFENALNIRQTADHFHCMRTRSNTPKHVYETPKLSYESPTPINCRYGSFTNIFDPTFDTSTQNLDSPASIYEPFISTYESPTNSRQIFDTPLQMRRQHPIVGRKILGRNSQPKLECKAEQEMDIWQTDTLGQTPPDAQKSYELFPSDKGFQFSSSSKPTNLSPGYNRSIKNMSPITNSSPTYTPRMPISPRSPTAQSNFTTPFNPSNVACSLSNEGQKMCTFCRKNGETPIVYMTHCVKEKLGNIYVVTCPILRSHVCSICGSSGDNAHTITYCPVLRRTNDGKPLKSTTITLKNTRIKSNGRRRY comes from the exons ATGTTTCCTTCAAAAAACATGGATTACGTGGAAGATATACAAAACTTATTGCTCAAACCAAGAATGATGG ATGGTGACTCTATCTTTAACTATGGCCAATCTCCTTTTCAATCAGGGATGGTCAACAGGTCATCCAGCTCAGCTGACTCTACTTCTCCTGAGACCTATTTTGAAAATGCATTAAATATTCGTCAAACCGCAGACCATTTCCATTGCATGAGAACCAGATCGAATACACCGAAGCATGTTTACGAAACACCAAAACTTAGTTACGAATCGCCAACCCCTATCAATTGTCGATATGGATCATTTACGAATATTTTTGATCCAACGTTTGACACCAGCACCCAAAATTTGGACAGTCCTGCATCAATATATGAACCATTTATATCAACATATGAGTCCCCTACTAACTCAAGACAGATATTTGATACGCCACTACAAATGAGACGTCAACATCCGATTGTTGGTAGGAAGATCTTGGGAAGAAATTCACAGCCCAAACTTGAGTGCAAAGCTGAACAAGAAATGGATATATGGCAAACAGACACTTTAGGCCAAACTCCACCGGACGCACAGAAAAGCTATGAGCTCTTTCCTTCTGATAAAGGTTTTCAATTCAGTTCTTCAAGTAAACCAACCAATCTATCACCTGGCTATAACAGAAGCATCAAAAACATGTCACCAATAACCAATAGCTCCCCAACATATACTCCAAGAATGCCTATTTCACCTAGGTCACCAACAGCACAGTCCAACTTCACAACTCCATTTAACCCATCAAACGTAGCATGTTCATTGAGTAATGAAGGCCAGAAAATGTGCACATTCTGCCGAAAAAATGGTGAAACGCCCATAGTTTATATGACACATTGTGTTAAAGAGAAACTTGGAAATATATATGTCGTAACATGTCCCATTCTAAGATCTCATGTTTGTTCCATCTGCGGTTCTTCGGGGGATAATGCACACACAAT AACCTACTGCCCAGTCTTGAGAAGAACTAACGATGGCAAACCTCTTAAGTCGACAACAATTACTCTAAAAAATACCCGCATCAAAAGCAACGGTAGGAGACGTTATTAA
- the LOC125074025 gene encoding uncharacterized protein LOC125074025 yields the protein MLSIIGIIISVITVCVNAKINIYVTDTPIKRIGTRLYKQELLTNQFKDVKELAYDSASRNLYFMFMDDSIQNSGRAFINIITKRAVKINGIERNKATAVDPDTGEVYFGSDDGLYKYDPIAEEATNIGLYNMNIFKIVIRNNEMYLIDANNHMIYKIFDQGLKAVLVGNMKTVIEFDVDYKKNIHFVTMCGVYCAIDGVEVVKNKDLNVVYHFISDEYKTFGVTESGLYEIDCKNGTAKHVAFLDFFPRSIIFGDYGDIFYAVDDNIYRLKPINSYTIYKIHRHKS from the coding sequence ATGCTATCGATCATAGGTATCATAATTTCAGTGATAACAGTTTGTGTCAATgctaagataaatatttacgtcACAGACACACCAATAAAGAGGATCGGTACTAGATTATATAAACAAGAACTGCTTACAAATCAATTCAAAGACGTAAAAGAGTTAGCATATGATTCAGCGAGTAGAAATCTATACTTTATGTTCATGGATGACTCTATACAGAACTCGGGACGtgctttcattaatataataacaaaaagggCAGTGAAAATCAATGGTATTGAAAGAAATAAAGCGACGGCCGTTGATCCAGATACCGGAGAAGTATATTTCGGTTCAGACGATGGTCTGTACAAGTACGATCCCATAGCAGAAGAAGCTACAAACATCGGCTTatacaatatgaatatattcaaaatagttataagaaataatgaaatgtatCTAATAGATGCAAATAATcacatgatatataaaatatttgaccaAGGTTTAAAAGCAGTGTTAGTTGGAAACATGAAAACAGTTATAGAATTCGATGTCGACTACAAGAAGAACATACATTTTGTGACTATGTGTGGTGTTTACTGTGCAATCGATGGCGTTGAAGTTGTTAAGAATAAAGATTTAAACGtagtttatcattttatatctgATGAATACAAGACATTCGGTGTTACTGAAAGTGGATTGTACGAAATCGATTGTAAGAATGGAACAGCGAAGCACGTGGCTTTCTTAGATTTCTTCCCGCGTAGTATTATTTTTGGCGACTACGGCGATATATTTTATGCTGTAGACGATAATATATACAGGTTGAAACCAATTAACTCgtatacaatttacaaaatacatagaCATAAGTCTTGA
- the LOC125074026 gene encoding ommochrome-binding protein-like, which yields MHLFLILATAAIIQAAVIKEDEVKPCDGIIIDNVYHEIEELKIDIDRPYSLAVDYSTNRVYFSYSLNKDGDVFKTAYVNLNTKEFAHIEGVKNGFTQAVDQKNHEVYIGGSDGIYKYNHKTKSAEFLGVRDADIWHLFFKDVLYYSVFPSQFLFTYINGQSVRYRDLEDTKVDQFIIDNEDVIFFTNTTGLFGQMKGTKEATLYHEFSDVGVRGLATDINGDIFVCLPDGIYKVDKSDVSLRKMLAIDDVFGLAFDNDNNIVYSDATKLIRLKPNKDKTC from the coding sequence ATGCACCTGTTCCTGATTTTAGCAACAGCTGCAATCATACAAGCAGCAGTAATTAAGGAAGATGAGGTTAAACCGTGTGATGGAATCATAATAGACAATGTATACCATGAAATCGAAGAACTTAAAATAGATATCGATCGACCATACTCACTAGCTGTAGACTACAGCACCAACAGGGTTTATTTCAGCTACAGTCTGAATAAAGACGGTGATGTATTCAAAACTGcgtatgttaatttaaatacaaaagaatTTGCTCATATAGAAGGTGTTAAAAACGGCTTCACTCAAGCAGTTGATCAGAAGAACCACGAAGTTTATATAGGTGGAAGTGAtggtatatacaaatataatcacaAAACAAAATCAGCTGAATTTTTAGGTGTAAGAGATGCAGATATTTGGCACTTATTCTTCAAGGATGTGCTGTATTATTCAGTGTTTCCTTCACAGTTCTTATTTACTTACATCAACGGCCAATCAGTAAGATACAGAGACTTAGAAGATACCAAGGTTGATCAGTTTATTATTGACAATgaagatgttatattttttaccaatacAACTGGATTATTTGGTCAAATGAAAGGAACGAAAGAAGCAACTTTGTATCACGAATTTAGTGATGTAGGTGTGAGAGGACTGGCAACGGACATCAATGGGGACATATTTGTGTGTCTTCCCGATGGCATTTATAAAGTTGATAAATCTGACGTTTCGTTGAGGAAAATGTTAGCAATTGATGACGTTTTCGGTTTGGCATTTGATAATGACAATAATATAGTTTACTCGGATGCCACTAAATTGATTCGACTCAAACCTAATAAGGATAAGACTTGTTAA